In Humulus lupulus chromosome 7, drHumLupu1.1, whole genome shotgun sequence, the following are encoded in one genomic region:
- the LOC133788467 gene encoding chitinase 2-like → MKLINPNQLFITIFLFFQLSPLLVLPTQAHSAPNANLFREYIGAEFNNVKFSDIPINPNVDFHFLLSFAIDYDTSGTAATNGKFNVFWDTNNLSPSQVSAIKQRHPNVKVGLSLGGDSVNGASAFFKPFSIDSWVSNAVSTLTQIIQQYNLDGIDIDYEHFSSDTHTFAECIGRLIKTLKNNNVISFASIAPFDDDQVQIHYKALWNKYGQLIDYVNFQFYAYDEGTTVSQFIDYFKTQSSNYHGGKVLVSFTTEGSGGLSPENGFFSACNQLKQQGLLHGIFIWSADDSKKNGFRYEKRSQTLLASPHHI, encoded by the coding sequence ATGAAGCTTATTAATCCAAACCAACTTTTCATCACCATCTTCCTCTTTTTCCAATTGTCACCACTGCTCGTCTTACCAACCCAAGCTCACTCTGCTCCAAACGCAAACCTTTTCAGAGAATACATAGGAGCAGAATTCAACAACGTTAAATTCTCCGACATACCAATCAACCCAAACGTGGACTTTCACTTCCTTCTCTCCTTTGCCATAGATTATGACACCTCAGGCACAGCCGCAACCAATGGAAAATTCAACGTTTTCTGGGACACCAATAACCTCTCCCCATCTCAAGTCTCCGCCATCAAACAACGCCATCCCAACGTCAAAGTAGGCCTTAGCCTCGGTGGCGACAGCGTCAACGGCGCTTCCGCATTCTTCAAGCCATTCTCCATCGATTCTTGGGTGTCCAATGCCGTCTCCACTCTCACTCAGATCATCCAACAGTATAACCTCGATGGAATCGATATCGATTACGAGCACTTCAGCTCCGATACCCATACTTTCGCCGAGTGCATCGGACGGCTGATAAAGACTTTGAAGAACAACAATGTGATCTCGTTCGCTTCCATTGCTCCCTTTGACGATGACCAAGTTCAGATCCATTACAAGGCCTTGTGGAATAAATATGGACAGTTGATTGACTATGTGAATTTCCAATTCTATGCTTATGATGAGGGAACCACGGTGTCTCAGTTCATTGATTATTTTAAGACTCAAAGCTCTAACTATCATGGTGGGAAGGTTTTGGTCAGCTTTACTACTGAAGGAAGCGGCGGATTGTCGCCGGAGAATGGTTTTTTCAGCGCCTGTAACCAGCTCAAACAACAGGGATTGCTTCATGGAATCTTTATTTGGTCTGCTGATGACTCTAAGAAGAATGGTTTTCGTTATGAGAAGAGATCACAGACACTTTTGGCCAGTCCTCATCATATCTAG